The stretch of DNA GCTACGTCACGCAATCCCTGGTAACGCCCGCTCATCCCTCCGTGGCCGGCGCCGAGCTCGGTCTTGAGCAGCAGCAGGTGGTCGTCGGTCTTGGTGGCGCGCAAGCGGGCCACCCACTTGGCCGCCTCCCAGTACTGCACGCGGCTGTCGTTGTAGCCGGCGATCACCAGGGTCGCCGGATAGGCCTTGGCCTCGACATTCTCATAAGGCGCGTAGGCCTTGATCCGCGCGTAGACCTCGGGCTCCTCCGGGTTGCCCCATTCGTCGTACTCGGTGACGGTCAGCGGCAGCTCGGGGTCGAGCATGGTGTTGAGCACATCGACGAACGGCACCTCGGCGATCGCCGCCTTGAACAGGTCCGGGCGCTGATTGAGTACCGCACCGATCAACAGTCCGCCGGCGCTGCCGCCGCTGATGGCCAGTTGCTCGGAAGTGGTCAGGCCCTGGGCGATCAGGTGTTCGGCGCAGGCGATGAAGTCGCTGAAGGTGTTCTGCTTGTGTTCCTGCTTGCCGGCGTGGTACCAGGCTTCGCCCAGCTCGCCGCCGCCACGCACGTGGGCAATGGCGAAGGCCACGCCGCGCTCCAGCAGGCTCAGGCGCGCATGGGAGAACCACGGGTCGAGGCTTTCGCCGTAGGCGCCGTAGCCGTAGAGGTACAGCGGTGCCGGCCGGCCCAGGGCTTCGCGCTTGATCACCAGGCTGATCGGCACCTGGGTGCCGTCGGCCGCGGTCGCCCACAGGCGCTGGCTGACATAGGCGTCCGGGTCGAACACGCCCAGCACCGGGGTTTCCTTGAGCACTTTCTGTGCGCCGCCGGCCAGATCCAGCTGGCGGATCTGCGCCGGACGGTTCAGCGCTTCGTAGCGCAGGCGGATGCGCTGGCTGACGAATTCCAGGCTGTTCTGCACATGCAGGCTGTAGGCCGCATCCGGCAGTTGCACGCGATAGGCCGGCAGGCCCTCGGGGTGCACCTCGATGATCGGCAGGCCGCCTTCGCGCAGGCTCAGGGTCATGGCCGAGCTGTTCAGGCTCAGGCCTTCGAGCATCACGCTATTGCTGTGGGGGATCAGGTTCTGCCAGTCGGCTTCACCCGGCACCGTGCCCTGGTCCGGCGCCTGGTAGAGGGCGAAGTTGATGCCGTCGCGGTTGCTGCGGATAAACCAGGTCCACTGGCCGTCGAGCAGGCCGTGGTCGACGTCGTACTCATGGTGCTCGACCCGCGGCGCCAGGCAGGTAAAGGCCTGCTGCGGCTGCGCCGCGTCGAGTACCCAGACCTCGCTGGTGGTCTTGCTGCCCAGGGACAGCAGCAGCTGTTTCTCCGAGCTTGAGCGGTAGCAATGCAGGAAAAAGCGCCCGTCCGGCTCATGGAACACCTCTTCGGCGGCGGTGCCGTCCAGGCGATAACGGAACAGTTTGTGCGGGCGGTGGGTGTCGTCCAGCTCGCCGAAGAACAGAGTCAGGCTGTCGTTGGCCCAGGTCATGCTGCCGTCGCAATCGGCGAACGCCAGTTCGCTGACCTTGCCGCTGGACAGCTCCTTGACGAACAGGGTGTAGACCTCTTCGCCGCTGGTATCGAGGCTGTAGGCCAGGCGCTGGTGGTCAGGGCTGATGCTGAAGGCGCCGAGGGAGAAGAAACCACCCTTGGCCAGCTCGTTGGGGTCCAGCAGCAGCTGTTCCTGGCTTTCGTCGACGCTCAGGCTGTCGTCGGCCGGGCGCGGGCAGCGGTAGTGCCGGGCGTATTCGTCGCCGGCAGTGGTGCGGGTGTAATACAGGTACGGGCCCCAGGGGGAGGGCAGGGACAGGTCGGTCTCGAGGATCCGGCCCTTGATTTCCTGGAACAGGGTTTCCCGCAGCGCCGCCTGGTCGGCGAGGGCGGCTTCCTGGTAGCTGTTTTCGGCCTTCAGGTAATCGAGCACGGCATCGGTGTCGCGCTCCTGGAGCCAGGCGTACGGGTCCGGGCCTTCGGCCTTGCGGGCGATCGGGGCGCTGGTGACGTGGGCGGATACGGGCATGAAGGGCTCTCGGGGCGGTGACAATTAAGGGCACAGCAGACGGCGGTGCAGCCTGGCATGCGAAAAGCCGTTATCATAAGCGCCTCTTTGCCTGCCTTGCCATGGACACCATGACCGAGAACGACTATCTGATCGCTTGGGGGCTCTACGCCTTCGCCGCCTTGGGCTGCCTGCTGGTGTGGATGCGCCTGACCCGCTGGATGTGGCGCTGGCTGCGCGAGCCGCTGCGAGTGCTGGTGGCGGTGCTGCTGTTCAGCCCGACCGTGGTCGACCCGGCCAAGGAAATGTTCGCCCCGGCCGTGGCCATCACCGCCCTGGACATGCTGTTCAAGGTCGGCAACAACGCCTGGCGTGCGGTCTCCGACCTGTTCATGTATGGCGTGATCGCCTTCGGCATCTACCTGGTGTTCGTCCTGATCCGCTGGCCGATCGAGCGCGCCTCCAAGGCCCGCCAGGAACAGGCCGAAGCCGCCAAGGCCGCGGCCCGTGCCGAAGAGCCGGACGACCAGCCTTTCGGCGGTGCCGGCGACGATCGCTACGGGCGCCCGCCAGTGCCCAGCAACCCCCAGCGTTCGCGGATCGAGCCGCGTCTGTAACACGCATTGAAGCGAGAGTCCGAGCATGTGTGAGTTATTGGGCATGAGCGCCAATGTACCGACCGATATCGTGTTCAGCTTTACCGGGCTGATGCAGCGCGGAGGGCGCACCGGCCCGCATCGCGACGGCTGGGGCATCGCTTTCTACGAGGGCCGCGGCCTGCGCCTGTTCCAGGACCCGGCGGCGAGCAGCGAGTCGGAAGTGGCCAACCTGGTGCAGCGCTACCCGATCAAGAGCGAAGTGGTGATCGGCCACATTCGCCAGGCCAACGTCGGCAAGGTCTGCCTGTCCAACACCCATCCGTTCGTGCGCGAGCTGTGGGGGCGCAACTGGTGTTTCGCCCACAACGGCCAGCTGGCGGACTTCCAGCCTCCCGCCAGCTTCTATCGTCCGGTGGGCGATACCGACAGCGAAGCGGCTTTCTGCGACCTGCTCAACCGGGTGCGCGAAGCCTTTCCCGAGCCTGTGGAAGTCGAAGAGTTGTTGCCGTCGCTGGTGGCCGCCTGCGCCGAATATCGCGGCAAGGGCGTGTTCAACTGCCTGCTCAGCGACGGTGACTGGCTGTTCTGCTACTGCTCGACCAAGCTGGCGCAGATCACCCGCCGCGCGCCCTTTGGCCCGGCCCGCCTGAAGGACGTCGATGTGATCGTCGACTTCCAGGCGGAAACCACGCCCAACGACGTGGTGACGGTGATCGCCACCGAACCTTTGACCGAAAACGAAACCTGGACTCGCTACGAGCCGGGCCAATGGAGCCTGTGGCGGCGCGGTGAATGCGTCCTGCACGGCCAGACCGAATAAGGACATCCCCTATGTTGCTCAGTTATCTGCGGCTGGTGCTGTTTGCGGCGGGCCTGTTGATCGGTGTACAGGTGCCGGGTTTCATCAGCGATTACGCCAAGCGCGTCGAGGCTCACCTGATCGAGGCCCAGGCCGGCCTGCAAGGGTTCCAGGGCACCGCCAACCAGTTCTTCAAGGGCGATCTGCAGGCGCTGGTCGCCCATTATCGGGCCAGCGACGATCCGGTGTTCCGCAGCGACGCCGACAGCCTGGGCAATCTGCTGGTTCGCCAGCGCGCCCTGGACAAGCAGTTCCAGGCCATGCAGGGCCCGTGGTACATCCGCCTGCTGCAAGTGGTGCTGGCCGCCGACCCGGATATCCGCCAGGAAACCTGGAATGGCTACAGCTACCAGATCCTGCTGACCCCGCAAGCGATGATCTGGGCCATGAGCGGCGCCTTGCTGCTGTCGTTCGGCCTGGAATGCCTGTATCGCCTGATCGACTGGGTGGTGCTCGGCGGCAAGCGCCTGCGCCAGAGCCGGCCGATCGAAGAGCGTGACTTGAAGGGCTTGTGATGTAGCCGCTGCAGCAGGCTGCGATCGACGGCGCAGCCGTCGTAAACCAGCCGACGCGTTTTTCCAGGCAGATCGCGGATGCAGGTTGTGCGGCAACTGCGTTGCCGTTCGCAGCCTCGCAGGCTCGGCAGCGGCTACATAAAGCCCTCTCGGTGGATCAGCCCGCCAGGACGATGTAGTTCTCGCCGACCTTTTGCGCATAACGCTCCAGCACTTGCTGGCACAGCACCACCACCTCTTCCACCAGTTCGACCCCCACCCGCCATGACACCACCACCTGCAGGTTCGGCGGGCGCTGGTCGATGGCCAGCAGGGTCAGTTCGCCGCGCGCCAGTTCCTCGCTGACCAGCACCGGCGGCAAGGCGCCGATGCCGAAACCGTCGCGCAGCAGGCGGGTAATGGCCGACACCGAGTTCACGCAGTTGAGCCGTGGCGCGGTCACCCCGTTGGCCTGCATCAGGCTCAGCACTTCCTGGTGCGGCAGAGAGTTCTTCGAGTAGGTGATGATGCGTTCCCGGGCCAGTTCGGCCAGGTTGGCGTACTCGCGGTTGTAGATCGAGTGGCTGGCGACTATCCAGCCCATCGGGTGGCTGGCCAGTTCCAGGCTGCGAATGGATTCCTGGCGCAGCAGGTCGGTTTGCAGCACCAGGTCGAGAAAGCCTTTCTGCAACTGGTCGCAGAGGTTCAGCGAGGTGTCGGCCACCAGCTCGATTTCCACCTGGGGATAGCTGTCCATCATCCGCGCCACCAGGGGGCTGAGCCAGGTGTGGATCACCGTGTCCATGACACCGATGCGAATCCGCCCGACCTTGCTCGAACGGGTCTCGATCGACTGCTTGAGCGCTTGCATGGTGTCCATCATCTGCTCGGCATAGTCGAGCACCTTGAGGCCTTCCGGGGTCAGGCTCACGCCGCGCGAGTCGCGCAGGAACAGCTTCACCCCCAGTTCGCCCTCGAGCACGGCGATGCGGCTGGAGATCGACGCCTGGGTGGTGAAGAGTTTGTCGGCGGTCAGGCGAAAGCTTTTCAGGCGCGCCACCCAGACAAAGGTTTCAAGAAATTTGAGGTTCATGCGATCAACTTTTCTTATGTCTGGAGGCGGTTTTTATTAGTTGGACGGAGCAGGGCGCGGGCGCCAAAAATCGCTGCGTCTCACGATAAGCGTCGTCGGGACCCAGAACAATATTAATAAGGTGGAGATTTGCCATGAGTGCGCCCGACACGCTCGCCGCCAGCAAGGCCAAAGGCCGCGCCGGCCCCTTCGACTGGTACCGCGACATCAACCAGCAGGAACGCCGCACGTTCTGGAGCTGCAAGGCCGGTTACGGTCTGGATGGCATGGACACCCAGATGCTCAGCTTCGTCATCCCGACCCTGATTGCGCTGTGGGGCATCAGCTCCGCCGAGGCCGGCCTGATCCACACCAGCACCTTGCTGGCTTCCGCCCTGGGCGGCTGGATCGCTGGCATCCTGTCCGATCGCATCGGCCGGGTACGCACCCTGCAACTGACTGTGCTCTGGTTCGCCTTCTTCACCTTCCTCTGTGGCCTGGCGCAGAACTACGAGCAACTGTTGATAGCCCGGACCCTGATGGGCTTCGGTTTCGGTGGCGAGTGGACCGCCGGCGCGGTGCTGATCGGCGAAGTGATCCGCGCGGAAAACCGCGGCAAGGCGGTGGGCATGGTGCAGTCCGGCTGGGCCTTGGGCTGGGGCATCACGGCACTGCTCTATGCGCTGATGTATTCCCTGCTGCCGCCGGAAGACGCCTGGCGCGCCTTGTTCCTGCTGGGCATCCTGCCGGCGATCTTCGTGATCTTCGTCCGCCGCCTGGTCAAGGACCCGGAGATCTACCGGCAAACCCGGGCCCGGGAAGTGCCCGACAACCCCTCGCGCTTCTACGAGATTTTCGCCCCCGGCATTCTCAGCACCACCCTGCGCGCGTCGCTGCTCGCGGCCGGCGCCCAGGGCGGCTATTACGCCATCACGTTCTGGCTGCCGACCTTCCTCAAGACCGAGCGCGGCTTGAGTGTGCTGAGCACCGGCGGCTACCTGGCGATGGTGATCTTCGGTTCTTATGTGGGCTATGTGATCAGCGCCTATCTGACCGACATTCTCGGGCGCAAGAAGAACTTCGTCCTGTTCGCCGCCGGTTCTTTCACCATCGTCCTGCTCTACACGCAAATGCCGGTGAGCAACGCGGTGATGTTGTGGCTGGGCTTTCCCCTGGGCTTCTTCGCTTCGGGGATCTTCAGCGGCATGGGCGCCTTCCTGACGGAGCTGTTCCCCACGCGGATCCGCGGTTCGGGCCAGGGCTTCTGCTACAACAGTGGCCGGGCGCTGGCGGCCCTGTTCCCGCTGCTGATCGGCCTGCTCAGCCAGCGCATCCCGCTGGGCGCGGCCATCGGCACCTTCGCCGCCGTGTCCTACGGCATCGTGGTCCTGGCGGCCCTGAGCCTGCCGGAAACCCGTGGCAAACAACTCGAAGCGCGCTAACTGATAATCTGTGGGCATCCCGTGCGATCCCCACAGCCAACATGACAAACGCTACAGGAGCACTGACCGTGAGCCGCCTGTTATTGAATTGCGACATCGGCGAAAGCTTTGGCAACTGGACCATGGGCCTGGATGCCGAGGTGATGCCGTTCATCGATTGCGCCAACATCGCCTGCGGTTTCCACGCCGGCGACCCGAGCATCATGCGCACGACCGTCAGCCTGGCCCTGGCCAATGGCGTGCGCATCGGTGCGCACCCGGCGTACCAGGACCTGGCCGGTTTCGGCCGCCGCTCCATGGCCTACGGCGCCCAGGAACTGCAGGACCTGCTGCACTACCAGATCGGCGCCCTCGACGGCATCTGCCGGGCCCAGGGCACTCGGGTGAGCTACGTCAAACCCCATGGCGCCATGTACAACGACATGATGGCCAACCCGGCGCAGTTGCGCGCGGTGATCCAGGCGGTTGCCGCCTACGACAAGACACTGCCGCTGATGTTGATGGCCACCCGTGACAACGGCGCGGCCCAGGCCCTGGGCGACGAGTTCGGCGTGACCCTGTGGTTCGAAGCCTTCGCCGACCGTGCCTACGACAACGCCGGTCACCTGGTTTCGCGGCAACTGCCGGGGGCGGTGCATCACGACCCGGAAAAGATCATCGCCCAGGCGCTGACCATCGCCCGCGGCGACGCGCTGCTGGCCAGCGACGGCAGCGCCTTGCACCTGCAGGCCAATACCCTGTGCGTGCATGGCGACAACGCCAGTTCGGTGGCCGCCGTGCAGCGTATCCGCGCGGCCCTTCAGCAGTTGCCAGCATGAAAGTACGCCTTGAAGTGGTGGCTATCGACTGCCTGATGGTGCGCCTGTTCGATGCCATCGCCGAGGCCAACATGCCGTGGATGCTCGCTGCCAGCGAGCGCCTGCGGGCGGCCTTCGGCGGGCAGTTGATCGATCTGGTGCCGTCCTATACCACGCTGATGGT from Pseudomonas chlororaphis subsp. chlororaphis encodes:
- a CDS encoding S9 family peptidase, with amino-acid sequence MPVSAHVTSAPIARKAEGPDPYAWLQERDTDAVLDYLKAENSYQEAALADQAALRETLFQEIKGRILETDLSLPSPWGPYLYYTRTTAGDEYARHYRCPRPADDSLSVDESQEQLLLDPNELAKGGFFSLGAFSISPDHQRLAYSLDTSGEEVYTLFVKELSSGKVSELAFADCDGSMTWANDSLTLFFGELDDTHRPHKLFRYRLDGTAAEEVFHEPDGRFFLHCYRSSSEKQLLLSLGSKTTSEVWVLDAAQPQQAFTCLAPRVEHHEYDVDHGLLDGQWTWFIRSNRDGINFALYQAPDQGTVPGEADWQNLIPHSNSVMLEGLSLNSSAMTLSLREGGLPIIEVHPEGLPAYRVQLPDAAYSLHVQNSLEFVSQRIRLRYEALNRPAQIRQLDLAGGAQKVLKETPVLGVFDPDAYVSQRLWATAADGTQVPISLVIKREALGRPAPLYLYGYGAYGESLDPWFSHARLSLLERGVAFAIAHVRGGGELGEAWYHAGKQEHKQNTFSDFIACAEHLIAQGLTTSEQLAISGGSAGGLLIGAVLNQRPDLFKAAIAEVPFVDVLNTMLDPELPLTVTEYDEWGNPEEPEVYARIKAYAPYENVEAKAYPATLVIAGYNDSRVQYWEAAKWVARLRATKTDDHLLLLKTELGAGHGGMSGRYQGLRDVALEYAFVFKILGIA
- a CDS encoding class II glutamine amidotransferase, yielding MCELLGMSANVPTDIVFSFTGLMQRGGRTGPHRDGWGIAFYEGRGLRLFQDPAASSESEVANLVQRYPIKSEVVIGHIRQANVGKVCLSNTHPFVRELWGRNWCFAHNGQLADFQPPASFYRPVGDTDSEAAFCDLLNRVREAFPEPVEVEELLPSLVAACAEYRGKGVFNCLLSDGDWLFCYCSTKLAQITRRAPFGPARLKDVDVIVDFQAETTPNDVVTVIATEPLTENETWTRYEPGQWSLWRRGECVLHGQTE
- a CDS encoding DUF2937 family protein, which produces MLLSYLRLVLFAAGLLIGVQVPGFISDYAKRVEAHLIEAQAGLQGFQGTANQFFKGDLQALVAHYRASDDPVFRSDADSLGNLLVRQRALDKQFQAMQGPWYIRLLQVVLAADPDIRQETWNGYSYQILLTPQAMIWAMSGALLLSFGLECLYRLIDWVVLGGKRLRQSRPIEERDLKGL
- a CDS encoding LysR family transcriptional regulator; the encoded protein is MNLKFLETFVWVARLKSFRLTADKLFTTQASISSRIAVLEGELGVKLFLRDSRGVSLTPEGLKVLDYAEQMMDTMQALKQSIETRSSKVGRIRIGVMDTVIHTWLSPLVARMMDSYPQVEIELVADTSLNLCDQLQKGFLDLVLQTDLLRQESIRSLELASHPMGWIVASHSIYNREYANLAELARERIITYSKNSLPHQEVLSLMQANGVTAPRLNCVNSVSAITRLLRDGFGIGALPPVLVSEELARGELTLLAIDQRPPNLQVVVSWRVGVELVEEVVVLCQQVLERYAQKVGENYIVLAG
- a CDS encoding MFS transporter; amino-acid sequence: MSAPDTLAASKAKGRAGPFDWYRDINQQERRTFWSCKAGYGLDGMDTQMLSFVIPTLIALWGISSAEAGLIHTSTLLASALGGWIAGILSDRIGRVRTLQLTVLWFAFFTFLCGLAQNYEQLLIARTLMGFGFGGEWTAGAVLIGEVIRAENRGKAVGMVQSGWALGWGITALLYALMYSLLPPEDAWRALFLLGILPAIFVIFVRRLVKDPEIYRQTRAREVPDNPSRFYEIFAPGILSTTLRASLLAAGAQGGYYAITFWLPTFLKTERGLSVLSTGGYLAMVIFGSYVGYVISAYLTDILGRKKNFVLFAAGSFTIVLLYTQMPVSNAVMLWLGFPLGFFASGIFSGMGAFLTELFPTRIRGSGQGFCYNSGRALAALFPLLIGLLSQRIPLGAAIGTFAAVSYGIVVLAALSLPETRGKQLEAR
- a CDS encoding 5-oxoprolinase subunit PxpA, producing the protein MSRLLLNCDIGESFGNWTMGLDAEVMPFIDCANIACGFHAGDPSIMRTTVSLALANGVRIGAHPAYQDLAGFGRRSMAYGAQELQDLLHYQIGALDGICRAQGTRVSYVKPHGAMYNDMMANPAQLRAVIQAVAAYDKTLPLMLMATRDNGAAQALGDEFGVTLWFEAFADRAYDNAGHLVSRQLPGAVHHDPEKIIAQALTIARGDALLASDGSALHLQANTLCVHGDNASSVAAVQRIRAALQQLPA